In the genome of uncultured Trichococcus sp., the window CTCGGTTGGAGCACCAGTGTCGCACTGGTCGTATTGGACATTTTCGTGGTCGGTCCTTCCATCTTTGTCATCGGGCTGGAGAATGTCGTCTTGACTGCCGTGCATCTCTACGTGCAAACGAAGGTGCTGGATTTCATCCTGGAAGGGTTCAATCCGAAGAAACAAGTGCTGATCATCTCGGATCGGCATCAGGAAATCGCTGATGCGATCGATAAAAAAATCGGCCGCGGAATGACTTTTTTGTCAGGCGAAGGCTATTACTCCAAGAGTCAGAAGAAGGTGATCCTGATCGTCGTCAACAGGCAGCAATTGATGCCGCTCAACCGGATTGTGACGGCCATCGATCCGAAAGCTTTCTTCACCATCAGTGAAGCCCAAAGCGTCATCGGCGAAGGCTTTTCATATTTGATTTCGGATGAGCAATACCAACAGAAAATCAACGCTTTCATCGATAATCAGTCGGAATGACAGCAAGAAAATTGCATAACGAAAAAGAACGGCAGGGACATTTTAAATGGCCCTGGCCGTTCTTTTTTGTTATGGATGTTTCTTTTCCTTACTGTTTTCACCCTGTCAGGAAAGCAGAAAAACGACTGTTTTCATGATGTCCATTTTCTCCACCGCGGCGGTGTAGTTCAGCTTGGCAATCTTCAGGTTCTGTTCTTCCTCGCGCATCAAGGCAAGGTTCTCTTCCGAATTGTCTTTGATCCATTCGCCTTTCACATCTGCCAAGGTTATTTCCTGCATCTCGACTGCTTTCTTCGCTTCCTGCAGCTCGAACTTCAGCAATCCGTACTTCCTTTCCAGGTCCCGCATTTTGACGGGATCCTGTTCCTTCAACACATCGATTCTGGCTTTCAGCTCTTCCATATTCCCTGCCGCCTCCAATTCCACATCAACAGCTGATTCCCCGCTTTATCCCGCCAAAAACTTGCAAATTTCCATCCCGAACTGTCCCGCTTGATGCGGGCCGCTGGCAGTGATGATATTGCCGTCGACTGTCACAGCGGACTCAGAATAAACTGCCCCCTTGGCTTCGATAGTTGCAATCTCGGATTCGAAAACAGTCGCATTTTTCTTCTTCAATAAACCCGCATTCGCTAAGATGACAGGCGCAATGCAGATTGCAGCAACCATTTTGCCTTGCCCATTCATCGCCTGGGCCAACATCCAGGCATGCGGATCGTCGAAGAAAACGCGGCTTCCCTTCCCCCCGATGAACACAACACCATCAAAACTGTTCGTGTCGACATCCTCAACCAAAAGATCCGACTGCGCAATTCCGCCATGCACACCCATGCAGGTCCCGGTCTTGTGGCTGGCGATCCACATCTCATGTCCGCATTTCGCAACTTCTTCCTGGGTCATGAATAATTCTTCATCGCGGAAGTCTTCAGGTGCAATCACAAATATTACTTTTGCCATACAGCTGTTCCCCCATTCATTGTTATCCCGATCGGATAATGATAGCTTCGCTTTAGGGCCGCGCTCGACAAGTCCGAAGACAGATCGACTTTGGCTATCTAAATTATACTACAAGCCGGCAAAGAAAGCGATTGCACAGCCAGGTCGGTTCTTACTTGCTGCGCTGTTTCCAAAAAAACCGGTCACCCTCCACTGTCTGCCGACAAGGAAAGTACCCGGTTTATATTTTCTGTAACCTATTATTCTTCGTCGTCCAGATCCGCATTATGGAATACTTCGGAGACGTCATCATCGTCTTCCAGTTTTTCCAGCATCGTTCTGAATTGCGTTTCCTTGTCCGCTGCGATAGCCGACATAGTTTGCGGAACCATCGTGACTTCCGCTTCAGCCAACACGTAGCCTTCTGCCTTCAAAGCTTCGCAAACTGCATCAAAATCGGCAGGATCCGTGTAGATTTCGAATACTTCGTCGCTCGTCTGCAGCTCTTCCCCACCGGCTTCCAACACGCTCATCAACATTGTGTCTTCATCCACATCCAAGTCTTCACGCTCGATTGCGATGTAGCCTTTGCGGTCGAACATGTAGCTTACTGAACCGGATTCACCCAAAGATCCTCCGTTTTTGTTGAAAGCGACCCGGATGTTAGTGGCGGTACGGTTGCGGTTGTCGGTCAAAGCATGGACCAAAACAGCCACACCGTTCGGGCCGTAGCCTTCATAAGTGATTTCTTCATAGTTTTCGCCTTCTCCAGCAGATGTTGCTTTTTTGATGGCGCGGGTGATGTTGTCATTCGG includes:
- a CDS encoding YebC/PmpR family DNA-binding transcriptional regulator, whose translation is MSGHSKWSKIKGAKGAADQKRGKIFQRLSKEIYMAAKNSGPDPSSNPSLRLMIDKAKAANMPNDNITRAIKKATSAGEGENYEEITYEGYGPNGVAVLVHALTDNRNRTATNIRVAFNKNGGSLGESGSVSYMFDRKGYIAIEREDLDVDEDTMLMSVLEAGGEELQTSDEVFEIYTDPADFDAVCEALKAEGYVLAEAEVTMVPQTMSAIAADKETQFRTMLEKLEDDDDVSEVFHNADLDDEE
- a CDS encoding DUF2179 domain-containing protein, yielding LGWSTSVALVVLDIFVVGPSIFVIGLENVVLTAVHLYVQTKVLDFILEGFNPKKQVLIISDRHQEIADAIDKKIGRGMTFLSGEGYYSKSQKKVILIVVNRQQLMPLNRIVTAIDPKAFFTISEAQSVIGEGFSYLISDEQYQQKINAFIDNQSE
- a CDS encoding DJ-1/PfpI family protein; protein product: MAKVIFVIAPEDFRDEELFMTQEEVAKCGHEMWIASHKTGTCMGVHGGIAQSDLLVEDVDTNSFDGVVFIGGKGSRVFFDDPHAWMLAQAMNGQGKMVAAICIAPVILANAGLLKKKNATVFESEIATIEAKGAVYSESAVTVDGNIITASGPHQAGQFGMEICKFLAG